Proteins encoded together in one Falco biarmicus isolate bFalBia1 chromosome 4, bFalBia1.pri, whole genome shotgun sequence window:
- the COG7 gene encoding conserved oligomeric Golgi complex subunit 7, with protein sequence MDFSRFLSDDFEVKSWVNAAFRAVQQEAPGKVDAHAATLVMKLQLFIQEVNNAVEETSHQALQNMPRVLREVEVLKQEATFLKEQMILVKEDIKKFEEDTAQSMQVLVEIDRVKSRMQLAAESLQEADKWSTLSADIEETLKTQDVSVISAKLTSMQSSLAMLVDTPDYSEKCVHLEALKNRLEAMASPQIVAAFNSQSVDQAKTFVKVFTEIDRMPQLLAYYYKCHKVQLVAVWQDLCQSDLSLNRQLTELYDTLLGTWHSQLQWATQVFKNPHEIVTVLLIQTLGALVPSIPVCLNTAMERTGQEPKLNKLLELYDATIHFAKGLEAAMLPNLKEQNLVKVMELVETVYGPYKPYQLEYGDLEEENLLIQISAVPLEHWEVIDCVQELNHSVSKLFMLASGAIDNCIKLTDGLGVCGLLKALKALFAKYTSDFTNTLQSIRKKCKLDDVLSDSLFQEDWTAFQNSVRIITTCGELLHQCGDFEQQLANRIFSTAGKYLSDSYSPCSFSGFQDTSSAEKKSSLKNPWQEYNYLLKENPSEYASLMETLYTLKEKGTSNHNLLSSSRSALSRLNQLAHHLAFDSVFLRIKQQLLLVSKMESWNSGGIGETLTDDLPNFSLTPLEYISNIGQYIMSLPLHLEPFVAQEDSALELALHAGKLPYPPEQGDELPELDNMADYWLGSIARATMQTYCEVILQIPELTMHSTKQLATDIDYLINVMDALGLQPSRTLQNIVTLLKAKPEDYRQAAKSMPRRMASSIAAMRGLEC encoded by the exons aaacaagCCATCAGGCTCTCCAGAACATGCCCAGAGTCCTCCGGGAAGTGGAGGTCTTGAAACAGGAGGCAACATTCCTGAAGGAGCAAATGATCCTTGTTAAAGAAGATATAAAGAAATTTGAAGAAGATACAGCTCAGTCAATGCAG gtccTGGTAGAGATTGACCGAGTGAAGTCTAGAATGCAGTTGGCTGCCGAGTCTCTTCAGGAAGCAGACAAATGGAGCACATTAAGTGCAGATATTGAAGAGACTCTTAAAACACAG GATGTGTCTGTGATTTCGGCCAAACTAACAAGTatgcagagcagcctggctaTGCTTGTGGACACACCAGATTACTCAGAGAAGTGCGTGCATCTTGAGGCCCTGAAGAACCGACTAGAGGCCATGGCTAGCCCTCAGATTGTTGCTGCTTTTAACTCCCAGTCTGTAG atCAGGCAAAAACGTTTGTTAAAGTCTTCACTGAAATTGATCGGATGCCCCAGCTTCTTGCTTATTATTATAAATGTCACAAG GTGCAGCTGGTGGCAGTGTGGCAGGATCTCTGCCAAAGTGACTTAAGCTTAAATCGCCAGTTGACTGAACTGTATGACACACTTCTTGGGACCTGGCACTCACAACTTCAGTGGGCAACACAG GTTTTCAAGAACCCCCATGAAATTGTGACTGTATTGTTGATTCAAACTCTGGGAGCGTTGGTGCCTTCCATCCCTGTCTGCCTCAACACTGCCATGGAGAGAACAGGCCAAGAACCCAAGCTGAATAAGCTGCTGGAGCTCTATGATGCCACCATCCACTTCGCGAAAGGGCTGGAAGCAGCAATGCTGCCAAACCTGA AGGAGCAGAACCTGGTAAAAGTGATGGAACTGGTGGAAACAGTGTATGGTCCATACAAGCCCTATCAACTTGAGTATGGAGacctggaagaagaaaaccttcTCATTCAGATCAGTGCAGTGCCCTTG GAGCATTGGGAAGTAATTGACTGTGTCCAGGAACTGAACCATTCAGTCAGCAAACTCTTCATGCTGGCTTCTGGAGCCATCGACAACTGCATCAAACTCACTGATGGACTGGGAGTGTGTGGGCTCCTTAAGGCCCTGAAAGCTCTCTTTGCAAA GTATACATCTGACTTCACAAATACATTGCAGTCTATACGAAAGAAATGTAAACTGGATGATGTTTTATCAGATTCCCTTTTCCAGGAGGACTGGACTGCGTTCCAAAACTCTGTTCG GATAATTACTACTTGTGGTGAGCTCCTTCATCAGTGTGGAGACTTTGAGCAGCAACTGGCCAACAG gattttctcAACTGCTGGGAAGTATCTCTCGGACTCCTACAGCCCTTGTAGTTTTTCTGGCTTTCAGGATAccagttctgcagaaaagaagagCTCCTTAAAGAATCCCTGGCAGGAATATAATTATCTTTTGAAGGAGAATCCATCTGAGTATGCCAGCCTTATGGAAACGCTTTACACTCTAAAG gaAAAAGGTACAAGTAACCACAACCTGTTGTCTTCATCGCGATCTGCCTTAAGCCGCCTCAACCAGCTGGCGCACCACTTGGCTtttgattctgtttttcttcGCATCAAACAACAACTTTTACTTGTTTCGAAGATGGAG AGCTGGAATTCTGGTGGCATTGGTGAGACCCTGACAGATGACCTGCCAAACTTCAGCTTGACTCCTCTGGAATATATCAGCAAT ATTGGGCAATATATTATGTCGCTTCCTCTCCACCTTGAGCCATTTGTTGCTCAAGAGGATTCTGCATTGGAACTGGCATTACATGCTGGAAAACTGCCTTACCCCCCAGAACAAG GAGATGAACTGCCTGAGCTGGACAACATGGCTGACTACTGGCTAGGCTCCATTGCCAGAGCTACGATGCAAACGTACTGTGAAGTCATCCTGCAAATACCGGAGCTCACCATGCATTCAACAAAGCAGCTTGCCACAGACATCG ATTATCTAATAAATGTGATGGATGCCCTTGGCCTTCAGCCATCAAGAACACTGCAAAATATTGTAACTCTGTTGAAAGCAAAGCCAGAGGACTACCGTCAAGCTGCAAAAAGTATGCCCCGCAGAATGGCCAGCAGCATCGCTGCGATGAGGGGCCTGGAGTGTTAG
- the SCNN1B gene encoding amiloride-sensitive sodium channel subunit beta, translating to MNLRRYFIRALHRLQKGPGYTYKELLVWYCDNTNTHGPKRIIKEGPKKKLIWFFLTLLFASLVFWQWGILINTYLSYNVTSSLSIGFKTMKFPAVTVCNANPFKYSEVKHLLKELDRLIEVALERILQPTPGNSSENTSLPLDLGLWHQIPLVLIDEHNKDNPIILDIFETSQTSAGNQTSAGNQTSAGDQISADNQTSADDQTSVGNQTAAPPALANTTSEEKKYKLAVKLCSHQGSNNCTYRNFTSAAQAVTEWYILQSTSILSKVPLQERIRMGYQAEDMILACLYGAEPCNYKNFTQIYHPDHGNCYIFNWGMDEEALNSSNPGAEFGLKLILDISQQDYIPYLSSAAGARLMLHQQKSFPFLKDQGIYAMAGTETSIGVLVDELERMGYPYSDCTMNGSDVPVKNLYSQYNTSYSIQACLRSCFQNHMIEICGCGHYMFPLPEGVKYCNNEDNPGWAYCYSSLRSSIRHRQICIDSCKETCNDTQYKMTISMADWPSEASEDWIFHILSYERDMSTNVTLDRNGIIKLNIYFQEYNYRTISESAATTIVWLLSSLGGQFGFWMGGSVLCLIEFGEIIIDSLWITIINVISWCKGLKQKRAQARYPDKPPTVSELVEAHTNLGFQPEDTGTLPRDEALPPEPGTPPPNYDSLRVQPLDVLGPDSDTETE from the exons ATGAACCTGAGGAGGTACTTCATCCGGGCGCTGCACCGCCTGCAGAAGGGGCCTGGCTACACCTACAAGGAGCTGCTGGTCTGGTACTGCGACAACACCAACACCCACGGCCCGAAGCGCATCATCAAAGAGGGGCCgaagaagaaattaatctgGTTCTTCCTAACTTTGCTCTTTGCATCTCTGGTCTTCTGGCAGTGGGGTATCCTCATCAACACCTACCTCTCCTATAACGTCACTTCGTCTCTCTCTATTGGCTTTAAGACCATGAAGTTCCCAGCAGTCACGGTCTGCAATGCCAACCCTTTCAA ATACTCAGAGGTGAAGCATCTGCTGAAAGAGCTGGACAGGCTCATCGAAGTGGCTCTGGAGAGGATCCTGCAGCCCACGCCAGGGAACAGCAGTGAGAACACCTCCTTGCCACTCGACCTGGGGCTCTGGCACCAGATACCCCTGGTCCTCATCGATGAGCACAACAAAGACAACCCCATCATCCTGGACATCTTTGAGACCAGCCAGACCTCTGCGGGCAACCAGACCTCTGCGGGCAACCAGACCTCTGCAGGTGACCAGATCTCTGCAGACAACCAGACCTCTGCAGATGACCAAACTTCTGTGGGTAACCAAACTGCTGCTCCACCTGCCCTGGCCAATACAACGTCAGAAGAGAAGAAGTACAAGctggcagtgaagctg TGCAGCCATCAGGGCTCCAACAACTGCACCTACAGGAACTTCACCAGCGCGGCGCAGGCGGTGACCGAGTGGTACATCCTGCAGTCCACCAGCATCCTCTCCAAAGTCCCGCTGCAAGAGAGAATCAGGATGGGCTACCAGGCAGAAGACATGATCCTGGCATGTCTCTATGGGGCTGAACCCTGCAACTACAA GAATTTCACCCAAATCTATCACCCAGACCATGGTAACTGCTACATCTTTAACTGGGGCATGGACGAAGAGGCTTTGAATTCTTCCAACCCCGGAGCTGAGTTTG GGCTGAAGTTAATTCTGGACATCAGCCAGCAAGACTACATCCCCTACCTGTCATCCGCTGCCGGGGCCAGGCTCATGCTGCACCAGCAGAAGAGCTTCCCCTTCCTTAAGGATCAGGGCATCTATGCAATGGCCGGGACGGAAACCTCCATCGGCGTGTTAGTG gatgAACTGGAACGGATGGGCTATCCCTACAGTGACTGCACCATGAATGGGTCTGATGTCCCTGTGAAAAATCTCTACAGCCAATATAATACCTCCTATTCCATACAG gCTTGCCTGCGTTCTTGTTTCCAAAATCACATGATTGAAATCTGTGGATGTGGTCACTATATGTTTCCTTTACCTGAAGGGGTAAAGTATTGCAATAATGAAGATAACCCAGGTTGGG CATATTGCTATTCATCACTGAGATCAAGTATAAGGCACAGACAGATTTGTATTGACTCTTGTAAGGAAACGTGCAA CGACACGCAGTATAAGATGACCATCTCCATGGCAGACTGGCCGTCTGAGGCTTCAGAG GACTGGATTTTCCATATTCTGTCTTATGAAAGGGATATGTCAACAAATGTGACTCTGGACAG AAACGGCATCATCAAGCTGAACATTTACTTCCAGGAGTACAACTACCGCACCATCTCCGAGTCCGCTGCCACAACG ATCGTTTGGCTGCTGTCAAGCCTGGGAGGCCAGTTTGGGTTCTGGATGGGGGGCTCGGTGCTGTGCCTCATCGAGTTCGGGGAGATCATCATCGACTCGCTGTGGATCACCATTATTAACGTGATCAGCTGGTGCAAAGGCCTGAAGCAGAAGCGGGCGCAGGCGCGGTACCCGGACAAACCCCCGACGGTGTCAGAGCTGGTGGAGGCTCACACCAACCTGGGCTTCCAGCCCGAGGACACAGGTACCCTCCCCAGGGATGAGGCGCTGCCCCCCGAGCCTGGCACCCCCCCGCCCAACTACGACTCGCTGCGCGTGCAGCCCCTCGACGTCCTTGGGCCCGACAGCGACACAGAGACCGAGTGA